One region of Drosophila subobscura isolate 14011-0131.10 chromosome J, UCBerk_Dsub_1.0, whole genome shotgun sequence genomic DNA includes:
- the LOC117895671 gene encoding DNA replication licensing factor Mcm7: MARRDYAQDRESIKTFLSEFCKCDDDGKKQFVYGSQLVKLAHREQVLITIDLDDLSEFNESLAEAVIDNCRRYAGIFSDVIAELLPSYKQQEVHAKDALDVYIEHRLMMDARVRNPMEQRDERNSFPAELMKRFEVGFKPLSTEKAHSIREVKAQHIGKLTTVRGIVTRCTEVKPMMVVATYTCDRCGSETYQPVSSLSFTPVHDCPSDDCRVNKAAGRLYLQTRGSKFVKFQELKMQEHSDQVPVGHIPRSMTVLCRGEVTRMAQPGDHVVVSGVFLPLVRSGFAQMIQGLLSETYLQAHRIICINKNDDISDKEAELTPDELEELAQDDFYERLATSLAPEIYGHLDVKKALLLLLVGGVDKRPDGMKIRGNINICLMGDPGVAKSQLLGYISRLALRSQYTTGRGSSGVGLTAAVMKDPLTGEMMLEGGALVLADQGVCCIDEFDKMADTDRTAIHEVMEQQTISIAKAGIMTTLNARVSILAAANPAFGRYNPRRTVEQNIQLPAALLSRFDLLWLIQDKPDRDNDLRLAKHITYVHCHSRQPPSRVKSLDMHLMRRYINLCKRKNPTIPDELTDYIVGAYVELRREARNQKDMTFTSARNLLGILRLSTALARLRLSDRVEKDDVAEALRLLEMSKDSLNQTHEHQKGHVPNTSDRIFAIVRELAGSGKSVRIGDIMDRCMTKGFKPDQVDKCIDDYEELNVWQVNMGRTKITFM; the protein is encoded by the exons atggctCGTCGTGACTATGCCCAGGACAGAG AATCCATCAAAACCTTCCTGTCGGAGTTTTGCAAGTGCGACGATGACGGCAAGAAGCAGTTTGTGTATGGCTCGCAGCTGGTGAAGCTGGCACATCGAGAGCAAGTTCTGATCACCATTGATCTGGACGATCTGTCCGAGTTCAATGAGAGCCTGGCCGAGGCGGTGATCGACAACTGCAGACGCTACGCGGGCATCTTCAGCGATGTGATTGCCGAGCTGCTGCCCAGCTacaagcagcaggaggtgcaCGCAAAGGACGCCCTAGATGTGTACATTGAACATCGCTTGATGATGGACGCCCGCGTGCGAAATCCCATGGAGCAGCGCGACGAACGCAACAGCTTCCCCGCCGAGCTGATGAAACGATT CGAGGTGGGCTTCAAGCCACTGTCCACGGAGAAGGCGCATTCCATCCGTGAGGTAAAGGCTCAGCACATTGGCAAGCTGACGACTGTCCGTGGCATTGTGACGCGCTGCACGGAGGTGAAGCCCATGATGGTCGTGGCCACATACACTTGCGATCGCTGTGGCTCCGAGACCTATCAGCCAGTGAGCTCGCTCTCCTTCACGCCCGTCCACGATTGCCCCTCGGACGATTGCCGCGTGAACAAGGCCGCCGGTCGCCTGTACTTGCAGACGCGCGGCTCCAAGTTCGTCAAGTTTCAGGAGCTGAAGATGCAGGAGCACAGCGACCAAGTGCCCGTCGGACACATTCCGCGCAGCATGACGGTGCTCTGCCGCGGCGAGGTCACGCGCATGGCCCAGCCCGGTGATCACGTTGTTGTCTCGGGCGTGTTCTTGCCTTTGGTGCGCAGCGGATTTGCCCAGATGATCCAGGGACTGCTCTCGGAGACATATCTGCAAGCACAC CGCATAATTTGCATCAACAAAAATGATGACATATCGGACAAGGAGGCCGAGCTAACGCCcgacgagctggaggagctggcccAGGATGATTTCTATGAGCGTCTGGCCACCAGCTTGGCCCCTGAAATCTACGGCCACTTGGACGTGAagaaggcgctgctgctgctgctggtgggtggTGTGGACAAGCGCCCGGACGGCATGAAGATTCgtggcaacatcaacatcTGTTTGATGGGAGATCCTGGCGTGGCCAAGTCGCAGCTGCTGGGCTACATTAGTCGCCTGGCCTTGCGCTCGCAGTACACCACAGGCCGTGGCTCCTCGGGCGTGGGTCTGACGGCTGCCGTGATGAAGGATCCCCTCACTGGCGAGATGATGCTTGAGGGCGGGGCCCTGGTGCTGGCCGATCAGGGCGTTTGCTGCATCGACGAGTTCGACAAGATGGCGGACACCGATCGTACAGCCATCCACGAAGTGATGGAACAGCAGACCATCTCCATTGCCAAGGCGGGCATCATGACCACGCTGAATGCTCGCGTCTCCATTCTGGCCGCTGCCAATCCCGCCTTTGGCCGCTACAATCCTCGTCGCACGGTGGAACAGAACATCCAGCTGCCCGCCGCTCTGCTCTCGCGTTTCGATCTGCTGTGGCTCATCCAGGACAAGCCGGACCGCGACAACGATCTGCGCCTGGCCAAGCACATCACCTACGTGCACTGCCACAGCCGGCAGCCACCGTCGAGGGTGAAGTCGCTGGACATGCATCTCATGCGTCGCTACATCAATCTCTGCAAGCGCAAGAACCCCACCATTCCGGACGAGCTCACCGACTACATTGTGGGCGCTTATGTGGAGCTGCGTCGCGAGGCGCGCAACCAGAAGGACATGACCTTCACCTCGGCACGTAATCTGCTCGGAATTCTGCGCCTCTCCACGGCCCTCGCTCGTCTGCGTCTCTCCGATCGCGTGGAGAAGGACGATGTGGCGGAggctctgcggctgctggagATGTCAAAGGATTCGCTCAACCAGACGCACGAACACCAAAAGGGACA TGTGCCAAATACATCGGATCGCATCTTTGCCATCGTGCGGGAGTTGGCTGGCTCGGGCAAGTCCGTGCGGATTGGCGACATCATGGATCGTTGTATGACAAAGGGCTTCAAACCCGATCAAGTGGACAAATGCATCGACGACTACGAGGAGCTGAATGTCTGGCAGGTAAACATGGGACGCACAAAGATAACGTTCATGTAA
- the LOC117895673 gene encoding uncharacterized protein LOC117895673 has protein sequence MPLKCIIQCVHEAAHNIISTRPVTTFTRGGCRAPIKNGPIANAIFFAAIFSPLYVCLLKDGFLFLVDLTKKMTRE, from the exons ATGCCTCTCAAGTGCATCATCCAGTGCGTCCACGAGGCAGCACACAATATAATCTCGACACGTCCTGTGACAACCTTTACACGCGGG GGATGCCGTGCGCCTATCAAGAACGGTCCCATTGCTAATGCTATCTTTTTTGCTGCGATCTTCTCGCCTCTTTACGTCTGCCTGTTAAAGGATGGGTTCCTCTTTTTGGTGGACCTGACCAAGAAGATGACGCGAGAATAG